In Danaus plexippus chromosome 17, MEX_DaPlex, whole genome shotgun sequence, one DNA window encodes the following:
- the LOC133319305 gene encoding uncharacterized protein LOC133319305 — MSYIYSYVISPVWFLMVKSKETGDFVAAIVELSLSMFSLTCIPKIFYIKYYSSAVMDLIDEFRRCNELIVKGTRFEKNFLKNMKTVKKQATVTWAVAMLNSATYLTLPLLRPGRHLTQDMYVIYGLEPMLESPNYEIATVMMVLSIIFALP, encoded by the exons TTATATATACTCGTACGTAATCTCGCCCGTCTGGTTCCTTATGGTGAAAAGTAAAGAAACTGGGGACTTTGTAGCAGCCATAGTTGAACTTTCACTTTCAATGTTCAGTTTAACTTGTATACCTAAaatcttttacataaaatattacag ttcAGCAGTGATGGATCTAATCGATGAATTCCGAAGGTGTAATGAGTTGATAGTTAAAGGAACCCGCTTTGAAAAGAATTTCTTGAAAAACATGAAAACTGTAAAAAAGCAAGCAACTGTTACTTGGGCTGTGGCTATGCTAAATAGCGCGACTTACCTCACTCTTCCTCTTTTGAGACCTGGACGCCATTTAACTCAAGACATGTATGTAATATACG GTTTGGAACCGATGCTGGAATCTCCTAACTACGAAATAGCAACCGTTATGATGGTGTTATCGATCATATTTGCTTTACCTTGA